One genomic segment of Hordeum vulgare subsp. vulgare chromosome 2H, MorexV3_pseudomolecules_assembly, whole genome shotgun sequence includes these proteins:
- the LOC123430819 gene encoding FCS-Like Zinc finger 2-like: protein MATPPRPSGARYRPTRGRTGPQYSDGLAASVPTHHIYPQPSPSSPSPTQLIRSLSSSSLSPHPKQQALLIILARKSPTHTYHTMAASAACSFFFFDAEPLGEPGMPAQDACALCTKPLARDSDVFMYKGDTPFCSEECRDEQMQLDAISARQAARRQQRFSSATEARRGQQESRKVSVAS from the coding sequence ATGGCTACCCCGCCCCGGCCGTCCGGCGCGCGGTATCGCCCGACCCGCGGGCGCACCGGTCCACAGTATTCCGACGGCCTCGCCGCGTCCGTCCCCACGCACCATATATACCCacagccttccccttcttccccttCACCCACCCAGCTCATTCGCtcgctctcctcttcctctctctccccgCACCCGAAGCAGCAAGCTCTGCTCATCATTCTTGCTCGAAAGTCACCTACGCACACGTACCATACCATGGCGGCGTCGGcggcctgctccttcttcttcttcgacgcCGAGCCGCTCGGCGAGCCCGGCATGCCGGCGCAGGACGCGTGCGCGCTCTGCACCAAGCCGCTGGCGCGCGACAGCGACGTCTTCATGTACAAGGGGGACACGCCCTTCTGCAGCGAGGAGTGCCGCGACGAGCAGATGCAGCTCGACGCCATCTCCGCCAGGCAGGCCGCCCGGAGGCAGCAGCGGTTCTCGTCGGCGACGGAGGCCCGGCGCGGGCAGCAGGAGTCCAGGAAGGTCTCCGTCGCGAGCTAG